The Vidua chalybeata isolate OUT-0048 chromosome 29, bVidCha1 merged haplotype, whole genome shotgun sequence genome window below encodes:
- the S100A13 gene encoding protein S100-A13 isoform X1: MAAAEVPETTEPTELTELEAAIEHIVTVFVTFAAKEGKKGTLTAGEFKELVRLQLPNLMKWPSLPGGCCPQDVPSLEEKMSELDVNNDEELRFGEYWRLIGELAKAVRRDKAGKK; encoded by the exons ATGGCCGCGGCCGAGGTGCCCGAGACGACAGAGCCGACCGAGCTGACCGAGCTGGAGGCGGCCATCGAGCACATCGTCACCGTGTTTGTCACCTTCGCCGCCAAGGAGGGCAAGAAGGGGACGCTGACGGCCGGAGAGTTCAAGGAGTTGGTGCGGCTCCAGCTGCCCAACCTGATGAAg TGGCCGAGCCTCCCTGGCGGGTGCTGCCCGCAGGACGTGCCCTCCCTGGAGGAGAAGATGAGCGAGCTGGACGTGAACAACGACGAGGAGCTGAGATTTGGCGAGTACTGGCGGCTGATTGGGGAGCTGGCCAAAGCCGTGCGGAGGGACAAAGCGGGGAAGAAGTGA
- the S100A13 gene encoding protein S100-A13 isoform X2: MAAAEVPETTEPTELTELEAAIEHIVTVFVTFAAKEGKKGTLTAGEFKELVRLQLPNLMKDVPSLEEKMSELDVNNDEELRFGEYWRLIGELAKAVRRDKAGKK; encoded by the exons ATGGCCGCGGCCGAGGTGCCCGAGACGACAGAGCCGACCGAGCTGACCGAGCTGGAGGCGGCCATCGAGCACATCGTCACCGTGTTTGTCACCTTCGCCGCCAAGGAGGGCAAGAAGGGGACGCTGACGGCCGGAGAGTTCAAGGAGTTGGTGCGGCTCCAGCTGCCCAACCTGATGAAg GACGTGCCCTCCCTGGAGGAGAAGATGAGCGAGCTGGACGTGAACAACGACGAGGAGCTGAGATTTGGCGAGTACTGGCGGCTGATTGGGGAGCTGGCCAAAGCCGTGCGGAGGGACAAAGCGGGGAAGAAGTGA
- the LOC128801385 gene encoding protein S100-A14-like, translating into MGNRQCGREGGVSRPHAGAGPGSQMRRLAPRSSHSHLPGIKPRPAAARAHLGQPVLQLPRTLRQRRDPRRERERERERERDPRGAASSRMGQCNCRKKRKDCQELTDVERAIETVISQFHCYAVKGQKEYLTPNEMQELVVQKLPHLGKCVGPLEEKIECMGDPNEAKLEFGEYWDMMGDAAKGCRRK; encoded by the exons ATGGGGAACCGTCAGTGTGGCCGGGAAGGAGGCGTTTCCCGGCCCCACGCTGGCGCCGGGCCAGGCTCCCAAATGAGACGCCTTGCACCACGGAGCTCCCACTCACACCTCCCCGGTATAAAACCCCGGCCCGCCGCAGCCCGCGCACACCTGGGACAGCCCGTGCTGCAG CTCCCCCGGACCCTGCGGCAGAGGAGAGACCcccggagagagagagagagagagagagagagagagagagacccCCGAGGAGCCGCGAGCAGCAGGATGGGCCAGTGCAACTGCCGCAAGAAGCGCAAG GACTGCCAGGAGCTCACGGACGTGGAACGGGCCATCGAGACCGTCATCAGCCAGTTCCACTGCTACGCAGTGAAGGGGCAGAAGGAGTACCTGACCCCCAACGAGAtgcaggagctggtggtgcAGAAGCTGCCGCACCTGGGCAAG TGCGTGGGACCCCTGGAAGAGAAGATCGAATGCATGGGAGACCCTAACGAGGCCAAGCTGGAGTTCGGAGAGTACTGGGACATGATGGGGGATGCGGCCAAGGGCTGCCGGAGGAAGTAG